One segment of Primulina tabacum isolate GXHZ01 chromosome 6, ASM2559414v2, whole genome shotgun sequence DNA contains the following:
- the LOC142548150 gene encoding uncharacterized protein LOC142548150, with amino-acid sequence MPKQIQKSVRECISKIKISDEQIQSRSCRRTKTPSFDVHAKRNESDAVTLSDVDQFLYENFSSLYLEEREEGTGNRRKTTSFLFESPKLLDPPPPPETLRRSGRFFVASGSSSSLITDEACSSPASAAEESEENTEEDGKATDNFIVIFTHSPSPYEDFRRSMQEMAEARVAQAGKVDWDFLEELLFCYLDLNNKKSHRYILHAFVDLIVVLRGNPGKITASRLAWNG; translated from the coding sequence ATGCCAAAGcaaattcagaaatcagttcGAGAATGCATTTCGAAGATCAAGATTTCCGATGAACAAATTCAATCCCGAAGTTGCAGGCGCACCAAAACGCCGTCGTTTGACGTCCATGCGAAGCGGAACGAAAGCGACGCCGTTACGTTATCGGACGTAGATCAATTCTTGTATGAGAATTTCAGTTCTCTTTATCTGGAGGAGCGCGAAGAAGGAACCGGGAACAGACGCAAAACTACCTCGTTCCTGTTCGAATCTCCGAAATTACTCGATCCTCCGCCTCCACCAGAGACCCTACGACGCTCGGGTAGGTTTTTCGTCGCCTCCGGTTCTTCGAGCTCGCTGATCACGGATGAAGCGTGTTCTTCCCCAGCCTCCGCCGCGGAGGAGTCGGAGGAGAACACAGAGGAAGATGGAAAGGCGACGGACAATTTCATAGTCATCTTCACGCATTCCCCCAGTCCTTACGAGGATTTCCGGCGATCGATGCAGGAGATGGCGGAGGCACGTGTGGCGCAGGCCGGGAAAGTGGACTGGGATTTTCTGGAGGAGCTTTTGTTTTGTTATCTGGATCTGAATAACAAGAAGTCGCATAGGTATATCTTGCACGCGTTCGTGGATCTGATCGTGGTTCTGCGGGGGAATCCGGGCAAGATTACGGCGAGTCGTCTGGCGTGGAACGGCTGA